The following proteins are co-located in the Cryptosporidium parvum Iowa II chromosome 6, whole genome shotgun sequence genome:
- a CDS encoding hypothetical protein (transcripts identified by EST), translated as MTTQTDSRSSSSKILRNATIAFFLILAIVLFVVISRTTIYLIDNLYFFKKIEQISGGNLFILYSLILLNSIFYALLPFSFEPLIFLSAVYYYKNFPFYQGLALSMLSIIIAVNVGSIIIMLISRKIIYPYIKRKQENWDYLNALNDASDNLGLVFVILARLIITPHFFYDIIFGLTNISIPQLIIGNFTFFPRYLSISIFSVVINNIDIFKDRLINLNSDPSSAMFFASISWISFLILVGLLHRSYLKVKGRIPLPTEENHSSLKNSTNALNVEARV; from the coding sequence ATGACTACTCAAACTGATTCAAGATCAAGTTCTTCCAAAATATTGAGGAATGCAACAATAGCATTCTTTCTCATTCTGGCAATAGTTTTATTTGTCGTTATTTCCAGGACtactatttatttgataGACAATTTATacttctttaaaaaaattgaacAAATTTCAGGTGgaaatctttttattttatacagtttaatacttttaaatTCTATTTTCTATGCTTTACTTCCATTCAGCTTTGAACCATTAATCTTTTTGTCCGCAGTTTACTATTACAAGAATTTCCCATTCTATCAAGGATTAGCTTTATCCATGCTCTCTATAATTATTGCAGTTAATGTTGGCTCAATTATAATTATGTTAATATCTcgtaaaataatttatccATATATTAAGAGAAAACAAGAAAACTGGGATTACTTAAATGCTTTAAATGATGCTTCAGATAATCTTGGACTTGTGTTCGTAATATTGGCGAGACTCATTATTACTCCTCATTTCTTCTATGACATCATCTTTGGTCTTACTAACATCTCAATTCCACAACTAATCATTGGTAACTTTACCTTTTTCCCTCGATACCTTTCCATTTCAATCTTTTCCGtagttattaataatatcgATATTTTCAAGGATAGATTAATTAACTTAAACTCAGATCCATCTAGTGCAATGTTCTTCGCATCCATTTCTTGGATATCGTTCTTAATCCTAGTTGGTCTACTCCACAGAAGCTATCTAAAAGTCAAGGGAAGAATTCCTCTCCCTACTGAAGAGAATCATTCAAGTCTTAAAAATTCCACTAATGCGTTAAATGTTGAAGCCCGTGTATAG